The Acetivibrio cellulolyticus CD2 genome has a segment encoding these proteins:
- a CDS encoding glycosyltransferase family 4 protein has product MRVLMLSWEYPPRIVGGISRVVHGLVQKIASKGNEVHVITCWEMGTKELEKDENVYVHRLHSYDVNANNFVDWVLQLNYVLIEYGVKLINETGKFDIIHAHDWIVAFAARALKHSYTIPMVATIHATEHGRNCGIHSDTQSYINNVEWWLAYESWKLIVNSGYMKNEVKCVFNIPDDKIYIIPNGVDLNKFNGYEKDIEFRRRYAADNEKIVFFVGRLVNEKGVHVLIDAVPKTLHYYNDTKFIIAGKGPEIDHLKWMVYQKGIAHKVCFTGYICDEDLLKLYKCADVAVFPSLYEPFGIVALEGMVANVPVVVSEAGGLAEIVDHGVDGMKSYTGNANSLADSILEILHNPDKAERMKKKAFEKVHTIYNWDVITEQTLKVYNDVIEDTKRIGWNLPSIKQGLDNL; this is encoded by the coding sequence ATGCGAGTTTTAATGCTATCGTGGGAATATCCGCCTAGAATTGTGGGTGGGATATCTAGAGTTGTACATGGTTTGGTCCAGAAAATTGCATCAAAAGGAAACGAAGTTCATGTTATAACATGTTGGGAGATGGGAACAAAAGAACTGGAAAAGGATGAAAATGTTTATGTTCACAGACTTCACTCATATGATGTAAATGCTAATAATTTTGTAGATTGGGTGCTTCAATTAAACTATGTTCTTATAGAATATGGAGTCAAATTGATAAATGAAACAGGAAAGTTTGATATAATTCATGCTCATGATTGGATAGTGGCTTTTGCCGCAAGAGCATTAAAGCATTCGTATACAATACCTATGGTAGCAACAATTCATGCTACAGAGCATGGACGAAATTGTGGAATACATAGTGATACTCAAAGTTACATCAACAATGTTGAGTGGTGGTTGGCTTACGAATCATGGAAACTTATCGTCAATAGCGGATATATGAAAAATGAAGTTAAATGCGTTTTTAACATACCTGATGACAAAATCTATATTATTCCTAATGGTGTTGATCTAAACAAATTTAATGGATATGAAAAAGATATTGAATTTAGAAGAAGGTATGCTGCGGATAATGAAAAAATAGTTTTCTTTGTTGGAAGACTGGTAAATGAAAAGGGCGTACATGTTTTGATTGATGCAGTTCCCAAGACACTGCATTATTATAATGATACAAAGTTTATAATAGCCGGAAAAGGTCCGGAAATTGACCACTTGAAGTGGATGGTGTACCAGAAGGGGATAGCACATAAGGTATGCTTTACAGGTTATATTTGTGATGAAGACCTTCTAAAGCTTTACAAGTGTGCTGATGTGGCAGTATTTCCAAGCCTTTATGAACCTTTCGGTATTGTTGCTTTAGAAGGAATGGTTGCCAATGTACCTGTTGTTGTTTCGGAAGCAGGGGGACTCGCAGAGATCGTTGATCATGGTGTGGATGGTATGAAATCTTATACAGGTAATGCCAATTCCCTAGCCGACAGTATACTGGAGATACTACATAACCCAGATAAGGCTGAAAGAATGAAGAAAAAGGCGTTTGAAAAAGTGCATACCATATACAATTGGGATGTAATTACCGAACAGACACTTAAGGTTTATAACGATGTAATAGAAGATACTAAGAGAATAGGGTGGAACCTTCCTAGTATTAAGCAAGGTCTGGATAATTTGTAA
- a CDS encoding PhoH family protein codes for MKKTFVLDTNVLLQTPFALYSFGDNSIVIPEVVLEELDKFKKDNSELGANARHVARILDDLRSKGDLSKGVTLENGGELRVELNCNNVKLPASWSEVNNDNRILKVCKGLIEKGESVFLVTKDVFERIKADVLGIIAQDFFAEQVPEYKEQYQGRLDVYTTEQKINEFYSKGSLQVEDIFCFNCDYSKQECPELVINQFLIIHSSVNEKQTALGKYDGKRIVPLTFLQERPFGVTPRNAGQKFMQEALMMDADKAPLVIVKGPAGTAKTFYSLAVGLHKIMGDQNKLYRKILVCRPNVRLDEDIGFLPGTEQDKIAPFLRPVIDNLEVLIDNDENERYNSEKELKDKVDELFDRKIINTEAIAFIRGRSIVKQWVIIDEAQNLTPKQVKGIITRAGIGTKIILIGDPEQIDHPFLDIRTNGLCYASERMKGSSLCCQVTLTDEECERSDLAYESAKRM; via the coding sequence TTGAAGAAAACATTCGTTCTTGACACTAATGTACTACTGCAAACTCCCTTCGCGCTGTATTCGTTTGGTGACAATAGTATAGTAATTCCTGAGGTTGTTCTGGAAGAATTGGATAAATTCAAGAAGGACAATTCAGAATTAGGCGCAAATGCACGCCATGTAGCAAGGATATTGGATGACTTGAGGTCTAAAGGGGATCTTAGCAAAGGGGTTACACTGGAGAACGGCGGAGAATTAAGGGTTGAACTGAATTGCAATAATGTTAAACTGCCAGCTAGTTGGTCGGAAGTAAACAATGATAATAGAATTCTAAAAGTATGTAAAGGATTAATTGAAAAAGGCGAAAGCGTTTTTTTGGTAACAAAGGATGTATTTGAAAGAATAAAGGCTGATGTTTTAGGTATTATAGCGCAAGACTTTTTTGCAGAGCAGGTTCCGGAATATAAAGAGCAATATCAGGGAAGATTGGATGTATATACGACAGAACAGAAAATTAATGAATTTTACAGCAAGGGATCTTTGCAGGTTGAAGATATATTTTGTTTTAACTGTGATTATTCAAAGCAGGAATGCCCCGAATTAGTTATAAACCAGTTTTTGATAATACATTCTTCTGTTAATGAAAAGCAGACTGCTTTGGGCAAATACGATGGAAAAAGAATTGTACCCTTGACATTTTTACAGGAAAGGCCTTTTGGTGTAACACCAAGAAATGCAGGCCAGAAATTTATGCAGGAAGCATTAATGATGGATGCAGATAAAGCACCGCTTGTAATAGTTAAAGGACCTGCAGGTACAGCAAAAACCTTTTACTCTCTAGCTGTCGGATTACATAAAATAATGGGTGATCAAAATAAGTTATACAGGAAAATACTTGTATGCAGGCCAAATGTTCGCTTGGACGAGGATATTGGATTTCTTCCTGGTACAGAGCAGGACAAAATTGCTCCATTTTTAAGGCCGGTAATAGATAATCTTGAAGTGCTGATAGATAATGATGAAAATGAAAGATATAACAGTGAGAAAGAATTAAAAGACAAAGTAGATGAGCTTTTTGACAGGAAAATAATAAACACTGAGGCAATTGCTTTTATACGCGGAAGATCTATAGTGAAGCAGTGGGTTATTATTGATGAGGCTCAGAATCTTACACCCAAGCAGGTTAAAGGTATAATAACTCGTGCAGGGATAGGGACAAAGATAATTTTAATTGGAGACCCGGAACAGATTGATCATCCATTCCTTGATATAAGGACAAACGGTTTGTGCTATGCGTCAGAACGAATGAAGGGAAGTTCGCTTTGTTGCCAGGTCACATTAACCGATGAAGAATGCGAACGTTCAGATCTGGCTTATGAGAGTGCAAAAAGGATGTAG